A section of the Eublepharis macularius isolate TG4126 chromosome 1, MPM_Emac_v1.0, whole genome shotgun sequence genome encodes:
- the TLR5 gene encoding toll-like receptor 5 — MLHHLTFLTGMLLVCREILAVPWCSVEGSIAYYDMCNFTQVPPVPEDIVTLSLNFNSIQKVNAKSFPLLEELQNLLLGTQLVSPVTIGKEAFRNLPKLQLLDLGGNKVVHLDPDAFVGLLNLHTLKLYYNELTESILEGDYFRDLVSLEYLDLDFNKITRLHPHPLFYNMTYLKILNLKLNRIETICEGDLDSFQGKDFKLLKLNSNHLYSRNLVDWTSCGNPFKNINIETLDIGNNGWNIAIAQQFFKAIQGVPIPFLKLSSHTMGASFGFRNSKDPDSSTFISLATSGLRLLDISNGYIFSLNSYVFQYLHTLELLDLNNNKINQIQDAAFFGLRSLKHLNLSHNLLGELLDYTFKGLDNVIDIDLKHNHIGTIDRAPFKYLLKLQTLDLRDNALKAIDLLPPNLLFVLLSSNRLGSKIKAINATFLDLGENRLEDLGYLYVILQFLFLQYAILRYNRLSYCYKYNNIPENNQLIYLDLGNNMLRLVWESKSCLDVFKALSKLEVLHLNHNYLSFLPEGIFSGLVSLKRLNLASNMLTYISHGAFPKTLRKLELSSNQLLYPDPELFATLDYLDLTFNRYYCDCPLSSLIVWLNQTNVSIAGSQNEMFCFGPPFLAGVSLYELSVGNCDEENMLEALQFTLFIFTCVTVTVFMVVVVVYTRFRGTFFVWYKTITRAVLNDPQPQLDGKMHRYDAYLCYSSTDFEWVQKSLIKHLDNQYSDKNRFTLCFEDRDFLPGEDHIDNIRDAIWNSKKTICVVTKQFLKDGWCVEAFNFAQSRYFSDLKDVLIMVVAGSLSQYQLLKYQPIRVFMQRGYYLRWPEDHQDVEWFLNTLSHQILKEKTVKKSRTLELWTITGS, encoded by the coding sequence ATGCTACATCACCTGACATTTCTCACTGGAATGTTGCTTGTATGCAGAGAGATACTTGCAGTTCCCTGGTGTTCAGTAGAAGGAAGTATTGCATACTATGACATGTGCAACTTCACTCAAGTTCCTCCTGTGCCTGAAGACATTGTTACACTTTCTCTAAACTTCAATTCCATCCAGAAAGTAAATGCCAAGTCCTTCCCATTACTGGAGGAATTGCAGAACTTGTTACTGGGAACACAGTTGGTTTCTCCGGTAACCATAGGAAAAGAGGCTTTTAGAAACTTGCCAAAACTTCAGCTACTGGACTTAGGTGGCAATAAAGTTGTTCATCTGGATCCAGATGCATTTGTGGGCCTACTGAACTTGCATACACTTAAACTGTATTATAATGAACTTACAGAGTCTATTCTGGAAGGAGATTACTTTCGAGATCTGGTCTCTTTGGAATATCTGGATCTTGATTTTAATAAGATCACTCGGCTTCATCCTCACCCTTTATTTTACAACATGACATACTTGAAGATTCTGAACTTGAAGTTAAACCGTATTGAAACCATATGTGAAGGAGATCTTGATAGCTTTCAAGGAAAGGATTTCAAACTGTTAAAACTTAATTCTAATCACTTGTATAGCAGAAATTTAGTGGACTGGACAAGTTGTGGGAATCCTTTCAAGAATATTAACATTGAAACATTGGACATTGGTAATAATGGTTGGAATATAGCTATAGCACAGCAGTTCTTTAAGGCTATTCAGGGAGTACCAATTCCATTTTTGAAGCTGTCTTCTCACACCATGGGAGCTTCATTTGGCTTTAGAAACTCCAAGGATCCTGACAGTAGTACATTTATTAGTCTTGCCACAAGTGGCCTTCGCTTACTCGATATTTCAAATGGCTATATTTTTTCTCTTAATTCATATGTATTTCAGTATCTTCACACTCTCGAGTTGCTTGATCttaacaacaataaaataaatcagaTTCAGGACGCAGCATTTTTTGGGCTCAGGAGCCTGAAACATCTAAATCTGTCCCATAATCTACTAGGAGAACTCTTGGATTACACTTTCAAAGGACTTGATAATGTAATTGATATAGATTTGAAACACAATCATATTGGGACAATTGATCGGGCTCCATTCAAATACTTGCTAAAACTTCAGACACTGGACCTCCGTGATAATGCCCTAAAAGCAATAGATTTACTTCCTCCAAACCTCTTGTTTGTTCTACTAAGTAGCAACCGGCTGGGGTCTAAAATAAAGGCTATAAATGCTACCTTCCTTGACCTGGGAGAAAACAGGTTGGAAGATCTGGGTTACCTCTATGTAATTCTCCAATTTCTGTTTCTGCAGTATGCAATTTTAAGATATAATCGTTTATCTTATTGCtacaaatataataatatacctGAAAACAATCAATTAATCTACTTGGATCTGGGCAACAATATGTTAAGGCTTGTATGGGAAAGCAAGTCCTGTTTGGATGTATTCAAGGCACTTTCCAAGCTTGAAGTCCTCCATCTCAATCATAACTATCTGAGTTTTCTTCCAGAGGGCATCTTTAGTGGACTGGTATCACTGAAGAGGCTTAACTTGGCTTCTAACATGTTGACTTACATCTCTCATGGTGCCTTCCCTAAAACCTTGAGGAAACTTGAGTTATCATCAAACCAGCTGCTTTATCCAGATCCTGAGCTCTTTGCCACTCTTGACTATTTGGACCTCACCTTTAACAGATATTACTGTGACTGCCCTTTAAGTAGTCTGATTGTGTGGCTAAACCAAACCAATGTCTCTATAGCTGGATCACaaaatgaaatgttttgttttggaCCCCCTTTTCTAGCTGGTGTGTCCCTTTATGAACTCTCTGTAGGTAACTGTGATGAAGAGAATATGTTAGAAGCTCTACAGTTCACACTCTTTATCTTTACCTGTGTTACTGTGACAGTgttcatggtggtggtggtggtgtataCTCGCTTTAGAGGGACTTTTTTTGTGTGGTATAAGACTATAACAAGAGCAGTCTTGAATGATCCCCAGCCACAGCTGGATGGAAAGATGCATAGATATGACGCCTACCTATGCTATAGCAGCACAGACTTTGAGTGGGTCCAGAAATCTTTGATAAAGCACCTTGATAACCAGTACTCTGACAAAAACAGATTTACTCTCTGTTTTGAAGACAGAGATTTCCTACCAGGGGAAGATCATATAGACAACATTCGTGATGCCATTTGGAATAGTAAAAAGACCATTTGTGTTGTGACAAAGCAGTTTCTCAAAGATGGCTGGTGTGTAGAAGCTTTTAATTTTGCTCAGAGTAGATATTTTTCTGATCTGAAGGATGTCCTCATTATGGTGGTAGCTGGATCGCTTTCTCAGTATCAGCTACTAAAATACCAGCCAATTAGAGTCTTTATGCAAAGAGGTTATTACCTGAGATGGCCTGAAGATCACCAAGATGTGGAATGGTTTTTAAACACACTCTCACACCAAATATTGAAAGAAAAGACAGTTAAGAAATCCAGGACCCTGGAACTGTGGACTATAACTGGCTCTTAA